One Archangium violaceum genomic window, GCGGGTGTGCTGCAGCGGCACGTCCTCCTCGTTGGACACCACGCCCGCCAGTTCCTCCTCACCCAGGAGCCAGAGCACCGTGTCCACCAGCAGGTACGGGTTGCCATAGCCACGTGGGCCGGAGTCCGTCATCACGTCCGAGTCACCCATGGCCACCACGCGCGAGGGCGAAGCGCCCGAGACGCCGGCCTTCTCCACCGCCACCACCAGGGGCCAGGCCCGCCGGGGCTCTCCCTCGTCCGCGGTGAAGTCCTGGTCGCCGTCCTGGAACGTCTCCGCGGGAGCTCGCACCGAGACGTCCTGGGCCACGCCCCTGGGCAGGGGCTGCACGGGCTCCAGCGCCGCCGCGCCAGCGAAGACGAGCGCCGCGTCGCTTCCCAACGAGGCCAGCGTCCCCACGGAAGCGTGCGAGGAGAAGCTCGCCGTCACCAGGTTGCCTCGATCGCTCCGCTGGTGGCTCATGAGCAGGAAGCGCTGATCATTCGCCAGGGGCACGCGCAGCAGCTTCAAGCCCAACGGCTCCAACAGCGGCTCGAGACCGGGCCCGTCCGGCTCCAGCGCGAGCCACAGCCGCCCACCGCGCTCCACGTACCGGAGCACCGCGGCGAGCTCCTCCGGGGAGAAGTCGCGCCCGGGCCCCACGATGGCCACCACCGAGGCATCGCGCGGCACCTCCGTCCCCAGCCCCTCGGCCATGCCCAGCGTGCGTACCTCCACGTTCAGCACGCGCAACCACTCCTCGAGCTGCGACAGGCCGGGCCGTGCCTTCTCCAGCGCCGTGGCGGCCTGGGGCAGCAGGCCCCGCTCACCATGGCCCGCCGTGAGGTACAGCACCCGGCGGGGACGCGACACCACCCGCAGCCGCCGGTACACGTCCTCGTCCAGCCGCTGCAACTGCCCTCGGGCCCTGTCGAGCTCGAGCGGCACCTTCAGCCGTTCGATGCGCTGGCCCCGGCTGAACACCACGGAGCCGTTCTCCCCTACTCCCAGCTCCCTCGCCCGCGAGAGCTCCACCGCCTGGTCCAGCACCTCCACCTCGAGATACCCGGACTCCCGGGCCAGCTCCCGGAAGTACTGCTCCAGGGCCTGCCGCACATCGTTGGCGGGCGGGAAGAAGAGCGTCACCTCCACCGGCTCGGGAAGACGGCGCACCAGCAGGCGCGTGGCATCGCCCGGCCTCGCGGTGCGGAAGTACGCCAGGTCCCACGAGACGTCCGCCCGCGTGGCCACGTACAGGGTCGAGAAGGCGAAGATGAGCGCGAAGGCCATCCCCAGCCCCGAGTGGAGCGCGGCGCGCAACCGGCCTGGTACCAGCACGGGCCCACGCGCCATGGACGCGGCCGCCAGCTCCACCAGCGCGAGCGGAAACAGCGCCGTCACCAGCAGCGCGGGGAAGAGCGCCCGCAGCACCCCCGTCAGCTCCGGAACCCGCCGCTTCAACGAAGCGACTGGCACGAGGAACGCCGCCGCATCCGACTGGAGGAAGTAGAGCGACAAGCCGAGCCCGCCCAGCAAGAAGAGGCCGAGCAGCCAGCGCTCCAGCACGCGCGCAACTCCCGAGGTCCGCACCACCCGCGACACGCGCCACGCGACCGCGAGCCCCACCAGCGTCAGGCCTGACCCGCTCAGCACGAGCCTCATCGAGCCAGCGCCCACCACGCGCTCGCCGAGGAAGAGGGCCACCAGGCCCACCACGTACAGCACGGACACCCAGGGGTTGGGACGGAGGCTCACCGCCACCTCCGCGCCTCGAGCACCCGCGTGGCGGCGAAGAGGGCCACGTAGGTGACGAGCAGGTAGTAGACGACGTCGCGCACGTGCACCACGCCCGCCTGGAAGGGCTGGAAGTGCTGGTTCCACAGCGCCAGCGCGCTGAAGACGTCCGAGAGCGGTTGCTCGGTGATGCGCGCCAGCAGCCAGCACGTCAGCAGCGCCACCAGCATGCACCCGGAGAGCACGGCGGCCAGCACCTGGTTGCGCGCCAATGCCGAGCCGAACGTGCCGATGGCCAGCGAGGCACTCCCCAGCAGCAGCAACCCCAGGTAGCCAGCGGCGATATGGCCCAGGGACAGCTTGCCGTGCACCATCACCAGCAGCGGCATGAAGAGCGTGGCCAGTGTCATCAGCGCCAGGAAGGCCAGCGCCGAGAGGAATTTGCCCAGGACGATTTCATGGTCCTTCACCGGCGAGGAGTACAGCAGGGCCAGCGTGCCCGCCTGCCGCTCCTCGGCCAGCAACCGCATGGAGATGAAGACCGAGGCCACCATCGTCGTGCCGCTGGAGAACAGGAAGAAGAGGGAGAGCACCTCCGAGGAGCGCTTGCTCACCCCGCCCAGCGCGTAGGCGTTGAAGAGCAGGCCATCCACCGCCAGCACCATGGCGATGATGATGTACCCCTGGAAGGTGCGCAGGTAGGCCGCGAGTTCGCGGCGCGCGATGAGCAGCGTCCGCATCATGTTGCGCTCCCCTCCCCCGCCT contains:
- a CDS encoding Gldg family protein — translated: MSLRPNPWVSVLYVVGLVALFLGERVVGAGSMRLVLSGSGLTLVGLAVAWRVSRVVRTSGVARVLERWLLGLFLLGGLGLSLYFLQSDAAAFLVPVASLKRRVPELTGVLRALFPALLVTALFPLALVELAAASMARGPVLVPGRLRAALHSGLGMAFALIFAFSTLYVATRADVSWDLAYFRTARPGDATRLLVRRLPEPVEVTLFFPPANDVRQALEQYFRELARESGYLEVEVLDQAVELSRARELGVGENGSVVFSRGQRIERLKVPLELDRARGQLQRLDEDVYRRLRVVSRPRRVLYLTAGHGERGLLPQAATALEKARPGLSQLEEWLRVLNVEVRTLGMAEGLGTEVPRDASVVAIVGPGRDFSPEELAAVLRYVERGGRLWLALEPDGPGLEPLLEPLGLKLLRVPLANDQRFLLMSHQRSDRGNLVTASFSSHASVGTLASLGSDAALVFAGAAALEPVQPLPRGVAQDVSVRAPAETFQDGDQDFTADEGEPRRAWPLVVAVEKAGVSGASPSRVVAMGDSDVMTDSGPRGYGNPYLLVDTVLWLLGEEELAGVVSNEEDVPLQHTRQQDVLWFYSAVFLAPSLVLGAGFLVTRRRRRRGAR
- a CDS encoding ABC transporter permease, with translation MMRTLLIARRELAAYLRTFQGYIIIAMVLAVDGLLFNAYALGGVSKRSSEVLSLFFLFSSGTTMVASVFISMRLLAEERQAGTLALLYSSPVKDHEIVLGKFLSALAFLALMTLATLFMPLLVMVHGKLSLGHIAAGYLGLLLLGSASLAIGTFGSALARNQVLAAVLSGCMLVALLTCWLLARITEQPLSDVFSALALWNQHFQPFQAGVVHVRDVVYYLLVTYVALFAATRVLEARRWR